The DNA region CCTTGTTCCTGTTTCTCTTAGTCGTTAGACAGACAGCTGATTAGCTGTGGGAAgtatatttctattacttcTTTATCACACCtttctatcctcttttttGGTCATCCTGTGGACTTGTAGTTGTAGCTGAAATCGTCGGTACTAGCTTGAAATGCACAgttatataaacgtatttaaattatcgaataaatatttttttcctattacCAGTAAACTAAATCGCGTTTTGTTGTTGATGATTTTtctgaaataataatgtttcctCAAATATATACTTCTTTAAAATCTCTTTTGGAAGATCATCCAACTCCATATCAAATTTAAATGGTTCCTCTGCGACAGGCTTAGAAAAGGGATAATGTTCGTAAATATCGTAACTCTAATCGTGAAACTTTGAGATTTAAAATagtaacacacatatatatatatatatacctcatCAGATGGATCATAGTACTGTTCCAAATACGGATGTGCTAATGCTTCATCAACTACGATCCGTTTATTAGGATTAAATGTAAGCATTTTATCCAACAAATCTAAAGCTCTTGGATCAGCCTTTGGAAACAAACTTGTCCATGGTACCTTTGGCTTGAACGGTAATGATTCAAGATAATTACGTGcctataattataaaatccaattttgaatataaatgaaagtatAAGAAATACGTTGTGGgagattatatttcaattacttTCTCATTTATGACGCATTCTAAATCTTCTTCGGATGGGGATCCAATTACACCAAGAATATGATTAAGCTGATCCAAGTAATGTTTACCGGGAAATATTGCTCTTCGCGATAACATTTCAGCGAGAATACAACCTACCGACCAAATATCTATAGATTTTGTATATCCCTGCAAATAGGAACAAAATATAACGATATCAAGAAATGGAAAGttcaaagatattatttatcctttCAATTTGCGGTTGGTTTACCTTAGAATTAAGCATTATCTCTGGCGCTCTGTACCATCTTGTAGCAACATACTCTGTAAGAAATCCAGCATGATTGTGCTCTGGATCTGCGACTCTAGCCAAACCAAAGTCACAAATTTTAAGGTCACAGGTGGTATTCAAAAGTAAATTGCTTGGTTTGAGATCTCTATGCAAAACGTTTGCAGAATGAATGTACTTTAATCCTCGAAGTATTTGATAgagaaaataacatatatgATCGTTACTAATAGCCTGAAAGTAACGCCGtgatataagaaatatcgatgcaagttatttattcgttattctTTCAGCGTTTGTATAATGAACTCACTTGCGTTTTGAGAAGCTTGTATAAATCAGTTTCCATCAGACACTGAACAATATACACATCTTTCATTTGCTCTATGGTAGGTGCCCTTAATATATCTCTTATATCTATTATCTGAAGTAAAGGGAAGGGACTATTAAATTATCGTTAGAATTATAGAAATGAACGATATTCCTTTAAGCATAGAAAACAGGAAGAATATGAAATTTTGTCCTAGTAAACTTACATTCTCGTGTTTAAACCTTGTCAAAATTTTAATCTCTCTTAAAGTTCTTTGGCTATAAGTTTGATGTTCAAAGggagaaattttcttaatagctacttttgtttttgttacaTTATCATAAGCGGATCTGGAAAGAGAACATCATTTTTgtgtaacaaagaaaaatatcaattgaaCAAAGCGATTGTTAAAACGGTTGTTAATAAAgcaacatattaaaaataacgaagaaatcaatgaaaattaatcgGTTTATCAATCCTCGGTCGTTCTTTAACAACGTTCGGATCTCCGTTAGATTACATTATGTTCGATTACAGAGAGTTTTGCGATCGCTACAAATAGTACTTAGTAATCTtacaacacacatatatatatatatacgataataaaagcGATAACTGATTCGATAAGCAATTCAAACAGAAAacgataatcttttttatcgccTTGACGCGTAACCTCGAGAAATagaggtaaaaagaaaggggTGTGACGTGCATTTAAAAGTGGCGCCAAAAAGTAACAATAAGCACCGCTAAAAAGCACGTaattacgatcgaaaaaagCATTCCCGTTTGTCTAAATCTTATACAATATTACGAGCGCAAATGAATTGTTTCTACAATACGCGATTTCCttaacaatgaaatttttaattgtttatctCGTTGTCTGTCACGCAAAGCGGACATACCGACGAAACTCGCCGCGGATGACAGCGAATTACAAACGATGACACTTACACGACCATTCCGTATGCACCCTCGCCCATATacgataaatttgtataacgCGGACCAACTTCGAACGTTTGACCGCGAACAATCTCGCAATTTGGATTCACGGCCGTAGAACCTTCACCCGCCATTTTGACAACTACTTTGCGGTTCCGCCGACGTTTGGAGAAGAACCCCGAGCGACTCTCAAAGTGTCACGAACTTAGCAGAACATAGATGGCCGATCTTACGATTCTATTTGTGCGTTCGAAAATAATACGACgtaattttgttttgaaaatatttgaaaaaccTATTACGATATTATCAAGATATTCCGATgtaaatatgttataatataatttttttacgttattcttatatttattctttcttatacaAAACTACGCGGGAAATTTCAaaactcgatcgatcaatGCTCGTCGTTAGTATTAGTATTCACACGCGATAGATACGCGTAGCAACGTGCGACTGTCGTCATCGCGTCGTGCCAATTTGTTTTTCAAGTAAGAACAAagtcaaagagaaaatattaatacgtaaGAAACAACACAAGCTTTACAAggatttaataacaatatgaaCGCACCACCGACCTTTGAATCATTCTTACTctacgaaggagagaaaaagtaagaaagaaatatctttaagAAACTAACCTCTAATAATCGTTACTATTGATAtctttaatagaataataaaggaaCAGGACACGAAGGTACCAAATGCTGCTATTTTTACCGTGAATAAAGAAGATCATACTCTGGGAAATATGATTCGGAAGTATGTTATTTGTTCGAaggttatattatattctgatTTTACGTTAGAAACACCTTTCTTTGCTATTTGCTGAAATTCAACATCGTTTTCTCAATTTCAGCCAATTATTGAAAGATCCTCAAGTCTTGTTTGCTGGCTACAAGGTACCTCATCCATTGGaacataaatttgtaattagaATACAAACAACATCGGATTATACACCACACGAAGCTTTTATGCACGCGATAACCGATCTTATAGCAGAATTATCGTTATTCGAAGAACGTTTTAAGgtaatcatttttacatattgctttctaataaaaataaattacatacaaCAGTTTTAATTTTAGGAggcaataaaagaaaaaaaggaagggttGGATTAATGAATTTGATATTCGTTATAGATTTTAACAAatgaatat from Vespula pensylvanica isolate Volc-1 chromosome 12, ASM1446617v1, whole genome shotgun sequence includes:
- the LOC122633651 gene encoding mitogen-activated protein kinase 1, coding for MKDVYIVQCLMETDLYKLLKTQAISNDHICYFLYQILRGLKYIHSANVLHRDLKPSNLLLNTTCDLKICDFGLARVADPEHNHAGFLTEYVATRWYRAPEIMLNSKGYTKSIDIWSVGCILAEMLSRRAIFPGKHYLDQLNHILGVIGSPSEEDLECVINEKARNYLESLPFKPKVPWTSLFPKADPRALDLLDKMLTFNPNKRIVVDEALAHPYLEQYYDPSDEPVAEEPFKFDMELDDLPKEILKKYIFEETLLFQKNHQQQNAI
- the LOC122633652 gene encoding DNA-directed RNA polymerase II subunit RPB11; translated protein: MNAPPTFESFLLYEGEKKIIKEQDTKVPNAAIFTVNKEDHTLGNMIRNQLLKDPQVLFAGYKVPHPLEHKFVIRIQTTSDYTPHEAFMHAITDLIAELSLFEERFKEAIKEKKEGLD